Within Rhipicephalus microplus isolate Deutch F79 unplaced genomic scaffold, USDA_Rmic scaffold_32, whole genome shotgun sequence, the genomic segment AACAATGTTATTCAACTCGGAAGTGCAGTATGGAATAGTTCATTTCAGCACTGATTTATGGCTTTCATAACGCCTATAAGCAAAAGCCGGAGCAGGTGCAcaggcataatttttttcaaAAGGGGAGAAGTAGGGGGGGAAGGAGCACTATTTTGATCTGAAGTGGGGTCCAGATGGTCAATTGGTTATTTTGCGCTCTCTATGACATCACAAAAAAAATCGCGGAGGGGAGCGGGGGGTGCACGGGTACTGTGTGCCGCCCCTTGGCTACTCCACTGAGCTGAAAATGGCAGAGTGAATGAAAGCGTGCAGCAAGTTGATAGGCTGTTGGTCCACTATTACGATAGCTAGGGCAACCTAAGCACAACCCAGGAGCAATGTGCTATGCAGCAGATAAGCTGACTCTGCATGCACCCTGTTAAACCTGCGAGCAGTAGTATCACGCACGTAACGAAGCTAATATGTAATGTCTAATCACTATATGAACACATTCGTAACATAGGCTTGACTGCTTGGAGAAGTCGTGTAGAGTGCATGCCGATATAAAGTGCGCTGCCATTGATCCTGGTAATCTTCTGTCAACGCCAGTGACGACAGTCCTTACGATAGTGAAGAACGCGTCATTCAGACTAGTGTGTCGCAAAGAGTGCAAAAAATACCACGCCTTCTCTCATGTTTATACACTAAGTGGAGCAGGTAATCTTACTGAAGAATACGTAACGTGCCTATATATGCAAGCGTAACAGCAGATTGTATACAAGCAGCGTCCCTTTATAAGTTAGTGTCTGCGCAACTAGCCCAGGCGTATTGTAGCATCAGTTACAAAACGTGGATTACTTTTCACTCCTGTCTCATACAGATAACTTTTATCCAATGTTATTAAGGTCAAAAGGTACTGATAAGAACTTCCAACACACCGTCTTGTTCAGCCATGCCACACGTTCACTGAATTTTTGTGTCCAATTAATGTAGCCAAGTAACGAACGCAACTGCAGAACGTATAGGATGACTTTTTCGACGGGTTCCCAACAGAAAATTAGGCAAGGGAAAAATAGGCGACAGTAATAGTTGTCTTTAACAGTAGCGTGATACTTATGACGTATATTTAATTGAAATAAAGTGGATGAAGAATAACTCTTTGTCGGTGGGACATGAACCCACAACCATCGAATTGTTTCTTGGAATCATTTCGTTGTACCTAACGTCATGCTTACTGCGATAGTTCCTAGCATGGCGACATGACAGGTGCGACGTGAGGAGTGCACTGTTTTATGTATCCCATAGTCACAACCGTCCTTTTTCGACAATTACCgcagtacgtttttttttgttcgtccacGCAGACCACCGAAAACTGGACCCGGAGACTGCTCCGGCAGCGGGTTGTTCGGCTGACGTTCGCCTGCAGTACGGTGTTCGGCCTAATGGCGAGCGGAGTGGTCATGACCGTTCTCGCCTACAAAGGCAGTCTGCCCGGATTCCACAAGTTCTCCATAAGAACATGCCACTCTGCCGACTGCCTCTACGTGTCCGAGATGATCAGGGCCTCCGTCAACGCGTCGGTCGACCCGTGCCACGACTTCTACCAGTACGTCTGCGGCTCGTACGCTGAGGCGCGTACGGTAGACCGGCTTATCGCGGTGTCTATACGTACTAACAGCATATTCAGAGCGCTGCTGAGTGCCTCACTGGCGAACAGGACTACGCCACCGGCTTCTTCGGCTGGCCGTAAGGCCAACACTCTCTACAAATCCTGCCTCGATGTAGTTGCCAAGAAGCAAAATGACATGCCCGTGCTCACAAAGTTCCTGGGCACCCATGGTTTAGACCTAAGCTCGCTGAATACGAAAGAAAGTTCCTTGGAAGTCATATTCCGTCTATATTTTCAATACGGCATCACGGCTGTCTTCGCGTTCAACCTGGCGGAGTTCATAACGAGAGACTTCAAGCGTGAACTCCTGTTCCGAATCGACAAGAACCTATTGATCTGGTACAAGTATCGCGCGGAACTGATAAATATGGGGTCTATCGGATACTTCATGGGCGTGTTCTTGAGACAATATGGAGACCAAGTGAAGGCAATCGCACAGACCGTTTACAACACAGAGAACAAGGCTCAGCTAGTAATGGAGCAGGTCTCCTCGCGCTTTGTCCCAAATGCCACCGATTTTTATTCGGTGCAGATAAGCAACATCGGCACTTTCACGCCGAACACAGTGAGTCGCGAGGAGTGGACGCGCTTGATGCTCAAGTACGCTGGTACGCTGTACACGGCTGACGATAGCATTCTCGTCGAAAAGCGAGCTCTCGCCTACCTGCAGGCGCTCTACGCTACCATAGGAGCAAGTGGGCTCAAGCTCCTAGTTGCCTGGACTGTGCTTCGCTCCTATGCCAGTTACGTAGATGTGTCTGTGGCTACTTTCTTCTACGAGGATTACAAGCATGAATGTCAGATGCGAGTAGACAGGCTCATGCCCGTGGCTTTCCACGCCCAGCAGCTGTTCGCGGTGGCGCCTCCTGAATCCACGCGAACGGCTCGCGAAATCGCCTTCAACGTCAGGGAAGGTGCCAAGACGATGTTCACCGACTCCGTCTGGCTCGACAACTACGCCAGAGCGGTGGCCTTAAGCAAACTGTCGGGCATCGTCTTCCACATGGGCTACCCTGATGACCAGGACTCGCAGGCGGCCCTGGACGCCTACTATGAAGACCTGGCCTATCCATCGGATCGACCATTTCTGAACGCGTGGCTGAACGCCTCGCGTCACTACCTTCGCAAGCTGCTTGACAAAAACACGGCGTTCATGTTCGCCGTGGACGAGGTCAACGCCTTTTACAACACAGGCGCCAACCAGGTCGTCGTTCCCGCGGCGTTTCTGCAACGTCCACTTTACTTTAGAGACGGAGTAGCCTCATTCAACTACGGAAGCCTAGGTCACGTCATCGGCCACGAGATAAACCACGCGTACGATGTCCGGGGCATCAACGTGGACGAGAAAGGGTTCTTGGTCTCTTGGATGCTGCCTTCGTCATTGGAACGCTACAAGGAGAGCACCCGCTGCCTGCGGAAGGAGCACGAGAGCGTCCTTGCCTGGCGCTCGATGGTTCTGGTGGACGACCTCGACTCCGAGAACATCGCCGATTTCGCGGGTGCCCGCGCGGCGTACGAGGCATTTCGCAGTCTCCCGGGAGAAGAGAAGTTCGCTCGGGTACCGGGACCTTTCTATCCTGAGCAGCTTTTTTTCATCGCCTTCTGCCTGAAATGGTGCGAGAGCCATTTCAACCCTAGACGCAGGGAGGGCAGGTATGCCCCGGGCTTCGGAAGATGCGTGGTGCCCCTTCGTAACATGCGCGAGTTTGCGGACGCTTTCCACTGCGAGCGCAACACGCGCATGAATCCGGAGAGCAAGTGTTCCTTCTGGTGAACGCTCAAGCAACCACAGCCGTCCTATGCGATGCATACGGTGATAAACCCGCATACACACGTCTTGCTTCCGAACAGTGCCATAGTGACTTCTGTATAGCCATGCACGCTTTCAGGCTTGTCTCATTATGTTGCTAATTCACTTAATTATGGTTACGAATTATAATATGTTTCGACAGTGTGTAATGTGTTGCATGCTTCCTGCCAAGCGCTTTCAATGCTCCCCTTTCTTCACCCCCCTCCTCTCATCTACGTTCCCGGTGTTAACGTGCGTCTGCTTTGTAGAGAGGTCACGCGCAGTGAATTCCAAGTCTTGACTCCCGGAAGTCACGCTTCATTCCTCGAATTTCTTCGTCGCTCACTGTGCTCGTTGCACGGCAAACATAATTTTATGCCGCTTTCAATTCATCTGAGAGAGATCGAATAATCTGAAAAATTCTGTCGGGCACGCACTTTCACCCGGTTCTTTCCGGCTGCCCTGTTCAACAATACACTTCGTCGTCGCGCTTTCTTTAACGCCTACCCATTTATCCTCATAAATCGCGAACATCGTGCAGACGCAATATTGCTCGATGCACGAGTACGAAAAAAGGTGCCGCGCTATTACTCCAGACACGTTCTCGAAATTATCATCAAACGCATTTGGGTGCGCCAGCTGTTGATGTTCGACACGCCACTGAATTTCGAAAACACTTACCTCCACATGCAATATACCATTTTTTTCAGCATTCTAAAGATAGCTTTTCTGCTATGCAGAATGAACAAGGAATCGCCGATAGTCACTTACAACGAACAGCCAGTTCAAGCGCAACTTTCCTACGCTAAGATGTGGAAACTGTGGAGTCGGCTGTCTTATAATAAGCGTGTATAGTAGACAAGCCCCTGCACATTCAACTAGGACCGCATCATGGTTTGAAGCATAGCAGAAGCAGCCATTAATTTAGCAAATATGCAGTGCAGAGAAGCTCACAAACGAATTATGAAAAAAGTCTATCAAGTTATCCAGATATCCCGACGCCACGTATTCGCGATATCTCGCGAGATCATTTTGTATCTCGCTTAATGCCGTATCTGTTTCCAATGGAGACAAGTTGGCGGCAAATGTAGATGTCTGCATATCAATTGACTTTGTTGATGTCATGGACATTCGCTTATATCATGGGTGCAAATACATACGTATCCACGTGTAAGTCATTACAACAGGGCTAGTAATGAGTCACTCGTTTCTTGCCCAGCAACAGCAGTATGGACACGTGCTGCTATGATATTACTAAACTGCCATCGAGTAATCTTGCGTTGAAATCTATTAGCGCATGGCGTAGCTAAATGAATGTGTGGCGTCAGAAGCTGTGGAGGTGCAGACAACTGGCTTCCTTGATTAAATGCCACAGCCATGAAAACTCCGCGGTAAATTCGCGCAAGCGTCGATGACCTAGCCCCCGTTGCTTAAGGCTTGCAAAtttacgcttgttttttttttttttgtgttctcacgCGGTCGCGTTAAAGGGCTTATTTcgaagaaattccggcgtcgaAGTCATAGGCTGTGAGTAAAAAATCATCGTGTTCGTGTTCGAAAAGTCGTAATTGATGCGAATAAAAATAAGTACCACAAACTAAGATCTAACCCTGGCCATTGGTATGACATACAAATGCTCTACTACTAAGCCACGTTATTGCTCGAAACAGctttgctgaaaaaaaagaagaaaaaaaaagcagtatgaATGCCATACCGTCATAAAATGGAGCGAGTCTTGGCACATGTAATCTTGCTTGTCAGAAGCGCAGAATCTGACCAAGCGTGAAAGCTTGTAGATAACGCAACAAATTGGTGTCTGAAAGGCCCTGCGCAATACAAAGCGCTCGGACATATTTATTCATAATCCATTCTCTCACTTCCATTCTGTCACTGCCTCTCCAATGTgttgtttgttgtttgtttttccttgaaACTTATTTCCGCCTTTCGCTTTCTTTATTTCGCTCTTCCTCCTCGTTTCTGTGCCATGCTTTCCTCTCTCATCTTTTTCCTCACCCGTACTCGAATCTCTCCATCTCCCCCTCACCTTTCTCTCTTATATCCTCGTAATATAATGCCACTAACAAAGGCTATGCTATGCTTTGCTAACGTGGCTGGGTAGCCGAGTGGTTGGGACGCTCGCCCGCGGAGCGTAGGTGCACGGGTTCGAATCTCCTTTCACGAAGAAATACTTCCcccaggaattttttttcttcgtttctttttttttctctctgaactCGTGGTCTCATACGTTTGAGTTAAGGCATCCTGCGAAGGAAACGTCTTCACACGTGTTgttgtggatgagaagcagcagtTGAAGACGAGGACAATAAAAGCACGTGTTGCTTCGCGATGCTAATAATTCTCTGTTTCTGACAGAGAGACAACGCTCGGAGAGCCCCTCAGATAAAATAATCATGACGTCCGCGGGCGCAGACGCGTGTGCCACAGAAATCGGGCAAATCCAACTAGTCCCCACTGATGCGCTAAAACCGCAAGAGAAGACCGAAGGGCGTCCAACATCAATCAAGGTTTCGGGAAAGACGTAACCAATAATTGGAAGTCAATACTAAACTGTAGAATTGGAAGTATTGGCCCAGTGATAAAAACACAAGCCACACACGTCTCAGCTTCACTGGTTGCCCACCTGTACGGGGTGCTTGAGTGATGATTTTTTGTCATTGTTCCTGAGTTTTCATCTATTCACGCATCATGCGCACACGACTCGCCACTGTCGCATAATGCGGAGTGTATTATTGGCAATGCCAATTTTATTTTAAGAGCAGGGTGTGCAGAAAAAGATTCATTGCAACTTTCAGGGTGTGCAGGCAAACTCTACACACAGTAGATTGGGACGCCGAGAAGCGTTTGTGCGAATCCGGGCCAATACGTGTCGTCTGTTCGCACTCTAAGAAAGTTACAATTGAACTGTTTTAACTAAACCTACTGTCTACTTTCTTGCGGAATAAGCttgtccttttaggggcgaaactccttacagtgacacccgttcgtcccccgtagtatgtaacaagtataacattttgacctccaaggtggtgctggtgagagacttcttctgtgcgttgttgaacaataaaaaatagtactcaatgtacatgtcaatggctgctaatggaaaatgagagacaggagcattcggcttttagttaacgcgcaggctgcgatcaccattagcagccattgtcatgtacattgagcactatctgacaagaaagggttgctacgttatactcgctgggtgtaacctctttagctttagaaaggtatagcgagcgttgagccgcagtgccatgaatacaatgaacttgtatataccatgaatgaactcgaggtggttaaaaatgggatgtagatacgaagcgcaagccgtaagaaagtaaaagccgaattctccgcctctcatttcccattagcagccattggcatgtacattgagcactatctgactgaaaaagtttgctacgtcatactcgctgggcgcaaccgccttggttttcgaaaggtttagcgagcgttcggccgcagtgccatgaatacagggaactagtatataccatgaactcgaggtggttaaaggtgggaagtggacccgaagcgcaaaccgtaagaaagtgtgcgtgtgccacttctcgtttagtccttgaaatgttcgctggatggcggtgcttctatatggggaatatatgatgaaaagatgcgagatggtggtgcttggagtgttaaatagatggacaaacggactcatagacagatgtatggatggacgcatgaacggacgcaggggcggctgcatggacgaacgcagggacggacgcacgaacagacgcacgcacgaacgggctgatggacgcatggacggtcacactgacggacgcatggacggacggaagcaagaatgaatggacggacgaattcttcgccccactctccatcatccactccctggatatgctgccattttttaaatttgCATGCCACAATAGATTCTTTACTGAATGCCCACAAGCTGCATGCTACCCCGGAGGCGAGAGCTCAGCAAGTGGTGGGAGCCACCGCTTGCAGTAGTAGTTAATTATACTACTACTCCAACAGAAGCATTGACTGTTTTAAAAGCTGCACAGTAATTTCGTAACCGCCTGGGGGGGTTTAAAATTCACCTTATTTACGAATCATCAAGCTCTGACTCTTCTCGAATCATCAAGCTCTGACTCTTctcagtcactgcggaatcatcggcaatgaacgggccgatcaagctgcccgctcagcccacacagaagatcataaactgcgactaccactttctaggacagatgctgcacgaaagctccgcagacttgctcgccagcaaaccacatcgcaatggaatcagccacacttcaagcatgcccgactgtactcgttTGACCCTacactaagtcttcaagtcccgtcgaggctttgccgagcagaccagaccctgttatgcaggctgtggttgggcgttgcttttaccaacgcctacgctttccgcattgggatggccgacaccgcagcctgtggacACTGTGGCAAAGGGGAAACAATACAACATATTccttgtgactgcctagcgtatagtaaacaacgactatgccttcacaaggaactcaacaaattagatgatcaacctctgtcgcagcagggaattctgcagtatcgtcaggatgcgacttcacagaagagggcccagaaagcgctactacactttttgcgatcgaccggccttactgaacggttgtagctaggacgcccttcctgtgtgtgttttcgttttctttttaatgagtgcgcgtgcgtttttttttttctctatctaacccctatttcttgcccctacttccccgcccccagcgctgggtagcaaaccagatgccaatgtctggttaacctcccggcctttcctttatcactctctctctctctctgtctctctctgatTCTTCTCCTAAATATGGCACAAACAAAGGGCCGAATCACTTGATGGGTGGACTACCTACAACAGTTCTATTTTGAAATATTACACCGTCCTGATCTAATACTAACAGACGCAGATGCACTGTTCAAACTACTTGTTCATGAGACAAGCGATGTACTTGAAGAAATGCATTTTGTCAAGTTATGGAAAGGCACAGAAGAAAGCGAGTTTGCTCAAGGGAATTATCATGCAAGATGGACAGTGGTTCCCAAGGTACTACGTCTGTACCATGGTAGCCAAAAGTCGGCAGGACATGATGGTTCCAGCCGAACAAACTCTTGAAAAGGTTAACTTCACTAAACATGAAAAAGAACGTGAGAAACTACATGCGCACGTGTCAGTTATATGTCAAGGGAACAAAGTGATGTTTAAGCAGGCATCGAATGTACTAAAACGCTAAAATACTCCAACGTCCCCTTTGAAATCGTTTACTTGAATTTCGCTGAACTGAAAAAGGAGGGCGAAGGTAACAAGAAAACACAATCATTCCTGCTCGGCCTAGACTAATTATTGCCCAATAGTCGTCATTACAAAAGCAGGAAGAGATGACACGAACAATGTTATTGCTTTCCTTGAAGTCGAGTGCTTAGGGGGCCCGAAAACGGTAGCCTGTCACAACTGCCCGGCTTTTCGAAATGCTAAGCTGGCTAGATGGATACAAGACCGTCTCATTACTATGAAATTTTGCTCACCATACCACCCTGCAGCAAGTGGTCTTGCTGAACGTGAAGTTCGAGACATTAAAGAGGCACTGACACAAATTTTTTacttgtctctttttttgcgtcaAGTGGTAGGCCAAGTACCAGAGGGCGTAGAAAACATACCGATTTCGTGAGTGCGCCCTGAAAATTTAATCACAGCatgcttttaaaagctagtttctgTCCCTAGTGTACCCTCACGtcacgaatggatggatggattgagatggctgtaccctttagatcaggcggcagctaacaccacctagccgtaatacttagtgaacaaaaaccagatttgtcttttttcctctttaaatagtaaagttaaggactggtactttgcagtgaagaatttattttcactcgtgccttcattgtagccaccaatcagataatatCCGTCTaattatttctacccgcttaatgtctattttgccctgccTGTCCCTGAATCGCAGTGCttagaaaaactctgcgccatcaacctgaactattGGGTGAAGCCTTTTACGAAACATCATCAAGTATTCGGCAGTTTTCACCTCCTATCCACGCACACTGCGTACCGTGTCTATCcgttcgtatttggcccgataggtCTTGGTTCGCCATACTCTCATCCTGTTCTCAAACAGTAGGTAACTACCCCGAGAAATATCATAGaccctttctttggcaatttcctgatTAAAATGTAAAAAGTTCGCTAGATCTCTAGTGCCAACTTCTTAATTGTGCCTATTcaccacatgtcagtctccgtttcctttaccttcttcttaaccgattgtTCTTTtaggtttggccccctgctgtttttc encodes:
- the LOC142786779 gene encoding endothelin-converting enzyme homolog, which translates into the protein MTTITSPGVACPREARSRPGVAKEEIQVSRPLRLFVHSEPRLLLLLDVVSVPSRLLEVIDLVSASRPPRYSRRLSFIRARRREVVVKAVSLAATKKTKNASKGANERRELPRRRRFGMTTENWTRRLLRQRVVRLTFACSTVFGLMASGVVMTVLAYKGSLPGFHKFSIRTCHSADCLYVSEMIRASVNASVDPCHDFYQYVCGSYAEARTVDRLIAVSIRTNSIFRALLSASLANRTTPPASSAGRKANTLYKSCLDVVAKKQNDMPVLTKFLGTHGLDLSSLNTKESSLEVIFRLYFQYGITAVFAFNLAEFITRDFKRELLFRIDKNLLIWYKYRAELINMGSIGYFMGVFLRQYGDQVKAIAQTVYNTENKAQLVMEQVSSRFVPNATDFYSVQISNIGTFTPNTVSREEWTRLMLKYAGTLYTADDSILVEKRALAYLQALYATIGASGLKLLVAWTVLRSYASYVDVSVATFFYEDYKHECQMRVDRLMPVAFHAQQLFAVAPPESTRTAREIAFNVREGAKTMFTDSVWLDNYARAVALSKLSGIVFHMGYPDDQDSQAALDAYYEDLAYPSDRPFLNAWLNASRHYLRKLLDKNTAFMFAVDEVNAFYNTGANQVVVPAAFLQRPLYFRDGVASFNYGSLGHVIGHEINHAYDVRGINVDEKGFLVSWMLPSSLERYKESTRCLRKEHESVLAWRSMVLVDDLDSENIADFAGARAAYEAFRSLPGEEKFARVPGPFYPEQLFFIAFCLKWCESHFNPRRREGRYAPGFGRCVVPLRNMREFADAFHCERNTRMNPESKCSFW